The segment TGATTTTGTGCCTATAAAATGTTGAAACTggcttaaaataaaactggaaaaattctttaaatgcgactagagaaaatttaagtttttaagcggttatttcttgttcaaaaacattgaagtaaatttcgcatatttctgatatttttaatagattgatttaataattggtcaaaaatgtacaaaaaaaaatgaaaaaaaaagtttttcaaataactGAAATTGTAATGGTTggtgtcttaatttttttttttatttttttcagtccattaagtaaaataaatgatattattCTATTGAAGAGaacagataaaattttttaatgcttcgcaaaaaatgtaagttaTGTATACTTAACGATAACctgtttgtcaaattttgattttttctttcatttgatttttgcaGATTGCaacatttaaaagttattgaaccttcaaagaaaaaaactaacgaatagtttataagaaatttttgaatggtttattttattagacttttttttgaaacgattttcgtataaaaaggagacaaaaaacacattttacttcagttttatttgaaatttggaagtaaaaatacTCAGAAATGAACCCACAAACAATTTTAGTTCTTTTTTTCGCCATCACTTTTGAGTTTTCCATTTGTTCGGGAAATCTCCAACAAGCCCACAATAATCTTCAAAGACATGTTGATAACCATATCAATAGCAACAATGCCCAACACGATAAAATGAATGCTGAAATTAACAATCTAAGGACGGAAATTGAAAAGCTAAAGACAGCCCAGCAGGAAATTCAAGCCCAAAATCAACCAAGTTGTGAAACGTGTGAGCAAAAAGTCGCAGATGCTATAAAACAAGAGTCAGAGGGcacagaaaagaaaattaacgaAGCTAAGGAGCAACTTAAACAACAAATTCAGGAAACATGTGAAAAATGTGACGGAAAAGTCAATGATGTTAAAAACCAGTTAAtagaagaattaaataaaagagaaacagCATTAAAGGAAAAAGATGAGgccattgataaaaaaatgagtacACTTACCGATTACGCGATAAGTAGAAGTCTTTTCAACGCAATCGTTGAGATTGAGAAGTATGGTGTAACCGTAGGCAAAAAATTCGATGAGATTCAACAGCAAAtaagtgaaattaaaaacaattaaacagctaaaataaaaaaaaaacaataaaatcattttaaaaaagcttaacttagtttaaagtaaaaaaaatcaaataaaatattataaaatgttttttcatgaTGGACAATAAGTTAAGTGGCACAATAcaagttttaaaatgtgaattaggGCGAGGTATTAAATGTACattggaacaaaaattttaaatttatatttaaatgtatttaatgTACCGAGGCATATTCGAAAAAATCGCATAATGAGCATTCGAAAACTTCACCCcaattaataatcaaaaaattttcacaatataaattcataaattttacatatgAATTACATATTACATTTtacatataaatttaaatttttaaatttaatttgttaaccatttaaacattttatttcaatattttaattttctgtcaataaaaagtaatttttttaataacgatattcaaaaatttgatcaaaggtcacttaaattgaattaaatttaaaataaagtttaaaaaaaaagtttaattaattaattttgaactcgaaattaaagtaaaaaataagatgaattaaaaaaataaacataaaatgagAACTgcgttcataaaaaaactaattcaattgaaaatgttcaatttttggtttaaattttttttccatgtcaATTTTACATGTGCATGGGACGAACCCTAGTTTTTCGAAATacatatgaaatttaaatcggatcactcaaaatttaaagaaattaaaattatatttaaaatcaatagttattgttctattttaaaaaataaaagtcccTTAAGCATTTCTTAAGTGTATACTttgtaactttaaatttttttacagattttaacattggtaaaaaaactaaacagaaaaaaatgaacgacttcaaaaaatgtgaaaacttcttattttacgttttcaaattttttcgtttttaattatttaaaataatttttgaattatttaatccttttgtatcttttttttttcaaattttcatttaattgagaaagtttttgactcaaatttttcaattttaatttaaaatttattataataattttgaaatttgaacttttagtactttttgcaaaaatttccttttttcaatCGCGACTTTGACTAACATTTCAAGTACTCCTTAATTTGGTTATGTAACTAACTTTCTTTAGATAAAATGAGTTCTGGCTATTTGCAGTTTCATATTGTGGGACGTGAAGAGACCCATCTTTGCTTTATAAATTCTCGGGCAAcggttgttgttattttacattattaaaaaacacattcaaaaaattaaattttaggggGGTTAAGAATTGTTGGATTCCGACGGTTTATGATTATTCAAATggtgggggtcaaaaaatgccctTTTTTTGCCGACGcctttaatggatgacgccctATAaggttttaacgaaaaattcaaaaaatggcttaaaattatgtaaaatatcatgaaaaaGAGTGTAAAGTAATAAGCACTCAaagttttgatgatttaaaagaaaataaaattttttgaatttttctaagaaaattattatttttgttgaaattttttgtcaaatatgaTATATTcagctaatttaaaaaaaaaagtaaaacaaattaaatattaaacattttctcgaaaaaattgatattttcatgaatttggaGGTGCCCAATTtgagaataaaaattctctaatttgtacatttatttgaattttggatGCCCATTATAGGAGATTTTACTGTATTTACGAAAATcctaaaacaaataaaaaaaatcctctttaaCACGCAATCCTATTAATTAGTAAAGCTTTACCTACTACAACAATCCCAAATCCTGCATTTATCACCTTCATTTGTAATGCACCTCTTCATTTTTACACCCttaatttcgttatttttacACCAAACATAATCACATTTCCAATACAAACGTATCGTAAAAAGTAGGGTAACATGTAACATTACAGACAAATCATAAATACCTCCTAACTAGAAACATATTACACCAATTCTGCTCTCTTCGTCTCTCATTCGTTCGCATGCAGCATGACATGGCTCGTGATTGtacgttaaataaaataaacacatgTTTCAGAAAAGCAGTAAATCCTAAAAACATTCCGTTCGGTAGGTAGGTATACGGCAGACACATAAATAGgcaataaatgaatgaaaaacacTGAAATACCCCTGAGAGATAAATATGAACTCCAACTGACACGCTCGGTATGTTTAAGGACCAATTTGCACATGATGTATGTTATTTGTTGTTCCTTGTTTGTTgtcgtttatatttttttttttgctaagccatttagaaaaatgattgcataaaagttttaattacatCACACAAATAAAATACGAAGGCTCCTCTTCTAATTTATCTCAATCTGtatgttttccttttttctgcctttttcatttttcggttgaattctaaaaaaaaaataaaataaaataaaaatacataaaaagttataatcTTTCTGTATATGGGACTTGGTACATTCGTACTTGTGtgatgagaaaattattgTACAAATGACTGAATAAACTAAGTTGGGGAGAAATTTAGCTAGatgacaaacaaacacaaaaaataaatttttaaagccaaaattacatttttcctaacattttctttcgttttttaccgcatttcgtagaaaaaatgcggtaatgAACTCGATTTGTCGTCTGTGGGTTttatattttccaaattttaagtaatttcttGAGATTTTTCGAAAGTTAGGATAAGTAAATATTCCTTAAATTATGAGGTGtattgaaatgtaaaaaggTCATGAGGAATACCAAattgtgaagtgaggagtacaaaattgttaaataagtgaaatttaatggaaaaagttgagaaaaagtcaaaaagtgatgaggagtacaaaaatgtgaagtgaggagtacaaaattgttaaataagtgaaatttaatgaaaaagtcgagaaaaagtcaaaaagtgatgaggagtacgaaaatgtgaagtgaggagtacaaaattgttaaaaaagtgaaatttaatggaaaaagttaagaaaaagtcaaaaaatgatgaggagtacgaaaatgtgaagtgaggagtacaaaattgtgaaataagtgaaatttattggaaaaagtCGAGAAGAAGTTCAAAAGtgatgaggagtacgaaaatgtaagTAGGTCCTTCTTCaaacgaaaactttttcctatttttttatacatatttgtGTTATTATTGTCTCTGTCGTTGCCTACCACAACAGCAACATTTCCTCCACTTGTCACAGCATGACAAGGCATGGCAGAGAAATATAATGAGCATGATGTTAATAAATGAGGATGAGCTTTTTTTAGTGCTCATAAGCGTTCAAAAAGTTTGTCATTCATGCATgaaatcatcatcgtcatcctcCTCCTGCGTCTTGCTTCAAAAAGGGTGTTGCTGTTTAAAAATTCGCACAAACAACAAGACGAAGTATATAAAACGTTTTATGTGCGAAAAAGCTTGGATattgtattaataataaaataaaataataagaaaaatacggCATCCCTCTATTATCTCGTAAATTAGTTTAGTATTTATATCatcattcgtcgtcgtctttttgGTGTCGTTGTTTGGTGACGTATGGCCcatagagaaaattttatgcatgAAATTCACGTACATATGTGTAAATTGTTCAATGATGAGACGTTacagatataaaaaaaacgacggGTAAGTATTTAGTTGGAGGTATAACGAGGACATACGgagacagagagagagaaatgggatcataaatacttttatgtttttgcatATCGTGTGGACTTGTAGGATGAACAGGAACTTTTGGACACTCAATGGGTAAGTTTTAACCTTTCATGAGACTCtaacggtaaaaaaaatatggctctttaaagtttttctaacagtttataattttttgtaaattttgcaaagcagttagaaaaactttaaaaagtcTCAGTCTTAGACCATTGGAATCTTTAAGAAAGTTAGAAAGTTCTTTAGAGTTTCATAAATCCTTTCAGTTTTACTTACTAATAAAGCTGatgatcttaaaaaattcccaaAGTCGTAAATTTGCCCTTCGAAGGCCTTTTAAGTTTTCTTAAgagtttttcaatattttttagattttttgagaaatttgttttagaagaataaaaatttgagtaaatttaataatttgcagtcaaaaatttctatattttccattgaaaatacAATATGGACAAAAAcaggtcagattgatcccttgagagatcaggttgacccctcaggagttaaattgatcccttaaaataatttattgataccttaagggatcaatttgactcctgagggATCAACCTGATTCCATAaaggatcaatctgacccatTTTTCGCCCATGCCTCATAGGGCACATTTATTTGTAGTAATTGTATGATTGATGGAATTTGGGCTCAAaagtagaattttttcaataatttgcgagctaaattcaaacttttggcccataaaatatttaatttactctaatttaaaaaaaacctacaaaaagttggaaaactgTTAAGACCCGAACTTTGCAGTTGGTCCTTGGCTTATTAAATACAGTTTGTTTCAACATATCGCTAATTCTGGAATCAGTGGCGGATTAACTGAAAATTGGGCCTAAGGCTATTGAgcctttttcaacaatttaaggACCTATActtgaagaattttgttctacaGGAAGCTCTGGGCCTAAGGCTTCAGCCTTATCAGCCTAAGGGTAAATCCGCCACTGTCTGGAATACCTATTTGAGTCTATTTGTGATCTCAATGCTTGATTTTGCACCAtttgtaattcatttaaatcagTCTCAATGTTCAAAGTTCAAAATAGAGCTGCAGTAATCGATGCACGACTTGAATCCGAGCCGAAGATCAACTTTATGCTCATCATTTTGAAACATCAACTAAGTAAGGTTAGGTTTCATCGCTGTTCGAAGACCTATTGTGATTGGACTTAACTGAACTGAGTAAGTAACTTCTTCTAAACCTTGATGCCAAAGTCATTGTCAACTAGTTTTTGTACATATAAGATACGATACTTCATGAAATGATTACTTTTGTGAATCTTGTAGCtctttcccaaaaattttacttctcaACTCACCTTCAAGTCTCTCTAATAGCTTTAGTATTGCCATATCAATAGATAcctataaagaaataaaaaaaaagttaaattacttaattataaaaaaaatcttgtcacCCTAAAATTCCCGGTAATACCATAAAAACATGTGAATAATTTGCTAATATTATAGAAAGGCATTTTCCTTTTCCTTCATTTATTTGTCGTAAAAAGTCAAGTAAACATTTAACGTACGTCGTCGTCATGTAACAAACTCcgggcacacacacacacaacgaaaaaaaacttttgcttaaaattccCTGATGAATTAATATGATAAGagttttaggaaaatttatttgttttaatgataaaattagttttagaaAA is part of the Culicoides brevitarsis isolate CSIRO-B50_1 chromosome 3, AGI_CSIRO_Cbre_v1, whole genome shotgun sequence genome and harbors:
- the LOC134835193 gene encoding uncharacterized protein PF3D7_1120000-like, whose product is MEDSGIDDLEIDELLEEQLSKEINSLKPCCNTPSQGTSSTTCEDATKPLLEEIQKLREQLQQQIQEQLADAIKKMSEDTDKKINEALKELKQQKEPTRGKFGNEIEEKKLTENNYKKKTKERMAEIVLFFAITFEFSICSGNLQQAHNNLQRHVDNHINSNNAQHDKMNAEINNLRTEIEKLKTAQQEIQAQNQPSCETCEQKVADAIKQESEGTEKKINEAKEQLKQQIQETCEKCDGKVNDVKNQLIEELNKRETALKEKDEAIDKKMSTLTDYAISRSLFNAIVEIEKYGVTVGKKFDEIQQQISEIKNN